A window of the Schlesneria paludicola DSM 18645 genome harbors these coding sequences:
- a CDS encoding carboxypeptidase-like regulatory domain-containing protein translates to MLARNARNSFRRMLRNTVFTLAVNLTLGAFAEEPAGAPSETKPAILRGVIRNEDEGPLIGVRVRVAIPATDMRFLGIQDTLMGSKATSVKILETKTVKNGEYRFEIPGLTQPTKISIDAMRPGYRRITGMLMKGGDPNEFVVSPGESLGAPFTLHPSLYVSFDVVDEQGRPIPKAIVSANANTARSSFGVERTTSNLDGHVELFNYEMTPFIEGVGETKGRIFIEHPDYLSHTIDDVYNIPENERRRIQVVLRAGTRAAGQVVDAAGIPVENAMVKIEGGERKACLTDATGRFDLKGLADDQQLTISVLAKEIDQKTSMKANLNQDLSNLKLQLEPIELPKTPKIYTVLGMQLTDLSPDYRTGYNLFIPAGALILNPGTDSERLKIGNLEKTFVFWCVGNTDVSSVKQFVSQILKEVGDSDSDEHFIRVVYSLSIVDFDGTNTQYVKLTKNDIAHLKAVQAEIEKE, encoded by the coding sequence ATGCTCGCTCGCAATGCGCGGAATAGCTTCCGAAGAATGCTCAGAAATACCGTGTTCACATTGGCGGTGAATCTGACACTCGGAGCGTTTGCGGAGGAGCCCGCTGGAGCGCCGTCAGAGACTAAGCCGGCCATACTGCGTGGTGTCATTCGGAATGAGGACGAGGGACCATTGATCGGGGTACGTGTCCGCGTCGCCATCCCCGCAACGGACATGCGATTCCTTGGGATCCAGGATACGCTCATGGGTTCGAAAGCAACGTCCGTCAAAATCCTGGAGACCAAGACCGTCAAGAACGGTGAATACCGCTTCGAGATTCCCGGGCTGACGCAACCGACGAAGATTTCGATCGACGCCATGCGGCCCGGCTACCGGCGGATCACAGGCATGCTCATGAAGGGTGGTGATCCGAACGAATTTGTTGTTTCACCAGGTGAGTCACTCGGCGCACCTTTCACACTGCATCCATCACTCTACGTTTCGTTCGACGTCGTTGACGAACAAGGGCGGCCGATTCCCAAGGCGATCGTTTCGGCCAACGCGAATACCGCCAGATCGTCGTTCGGGGTCGAACGGACAACCAGCAATCTCGACGGTCACGTCGAACTGTTCAACTATGAGATGACGCCCTTCATTGAAGGCGTTGGCGAAACAAAGGGGCGCATTTTCATCGAACATCCTGATTATCTGAGCCACACGATCGACGACGTTTACAACATTCCTGAAAACGAACGCAGGCGGATCCAGGTCGTGCTGCGAGCCGGAACGCGGGCAGCGGGCCAAGTGGTCGACGCGGCTGGGATCCCTGTCGAGAACGCGATGGTGAAAATCGAAGGTGGCGAGCGCAAGGCCTGCCTGACAGACGCAACAGGTCGGTTCGACCTGAAGGGACTCGCCGACGACCAACAATTGACGATATCGGTCTTGGCCAAAGAGATCGATCAGAAAACGTCGATGAAGGCGAACCTCAACCAGGACTTGAGCAACCTAAAGCTGCAGTTGGAGCCGATCGAGCTTCCCAAGACTCCGAAGATCTACACGGTCTTGGGGATGCAATTGACGGATCTGAGCCCGGATTATCGGACGGGATACAATCTGTTCATTCCAGCAGGAGCCCTGATCCTGAATCCTGGAACAGATTCAGAGCGATTGAAAATCGGAAACCTCGAAAAGACTTTTGTTTTCTGGTGTGTCGGCAATACCGATGTCAGTTCGGTGAAGCAATTCGTCAGTCAGATTCTGAAGGAAGTCGGAGACTCCGACAGTGACGAACATTTCATCCGCGTCGTCTATAGCCTAAGCATCGTCGATTTCGATGGCACGAACACCCAATACGTCAAGCTCACCAAAAACGACATCGCTCATTTGAAAGCAGTGCAGGCCGAGATCGAGAAAGAATGA
- the rsmB gene encoding 16S rRNA (cytosine(967)-C(5))-methyltransferase RsmB, translating to MAPLQPSPADEPLSLTVRSAREAALRVLEKHRVTGMWVGDLLDQLFRESALPASERGLATELACGVVRRQGTLDAILKTLVARPADQVEVSLWTILRLGVYQIVMLDGIPSHAAVHETVELCKRAGRMRWSGFVNGVLRGATRLATDQFQTTPSASAVPVSVDRHRILNKPVFFEPESDLPAYLAGAFSLPLWLTERWVKRFKPEELFRMGAWFNSPSPLMARPNTLRSSYDEVVADFQAAGITIQPLEGTESFVIEGTTRVEALPGFVEGKFVIQDFSASRAAVRLAPQPGQRVWDVCAAPGGKTCHLAALMKNEGHILATDIRSDRLEIVHENAQRLGATIIRSQLVDEQGFRLPTGPFDAILVDVPCSNTGVLAKRPEARWRITPDGVRELNRVQANLLGWSLERLTSGGRLVYSTCSIEPDENENLVRRVLESFPNAKLVEEQTFLPGQPADGAYQALIVTNP from the coding sequence ATGGCCCCGCTGCAACCTAGTCCCGCTGATGAACCACTGTCCCTCACGGTCCGATCCGCCCGCGAGGCCGCCCTGCGTGTGCTCGAAAAACATCGAGTCACCGGCATGTGGGTGGGCGATCTGCTCGATCAGCTCTTTCGCGAGTCGGCGCTTCCCGCTTCGGAACGCGGTCTGGCCACGGAACTCGCCTGCGGCGTCGTCCGCCGTCAGGGAACGCTCGACGCAATTCTCAAGACACTCGTCGCCCGCCCCGCGGATCAGGTCGAAGTCTCGCTCTGGACCATCTTAAGACTTGGGGTCTATCAGATCGTCATGCTCGACGGCATTCCGTCGCACGCCGCCGTGCATGAAACCGTCGAACTCTGCAAACGAGCCGGTCGGATGCGATGGAGCGGCTTCGTCAACGGGGTCTTGCGAGGGGCCACGCGCCTGGCGACGGACCAGTTCCAGACGACCCCGTCGGCCTCGGCGGTCCCCGTCAGCGTCGACCGCCACCGGATCTTGAACAAGCCCGTCTTTTTCGAGCCCGAGTCTGACCTGCCCGCGTATCTGGCCGGTGCGTTCAGTCTTCCGCTCTGGCTGACAGAACGCTGGGTCAAACGATTCAAGCCTGAAGAACTGTTTCGAATGGGAGCCTGGTTCAATAGCCCCTCACCGCTGATGGCTCGTCCAAACACGTTGCGTTCCAGTTACGACGAAGTGGTCGCCGACTTCCAGGCGGCCGGGATCACAATTCAGCCGCTGGAGGGCACCGAGTCCTTCGTGATCGAGGGCACCACGCGGGTCGAAGCGCTGCCCGGCTTTGTGGAAGGCAAGTTTGTCATTCAAGACTTCTCCGCCAGCCGTGCCGCCGTGCGCCTCGCACCACAACCGGGTCAGCGTGTGTGGGACGTCTGCGCCGCTCCGGGTGGCAAGACCTGCCATCTGGCGGCCTTGATGAAAAACGAGGGCCACATTCTCGCGACCGACATCCGGTCGGACCGCTTGGAAATCGTGCACGAAAACGCCCAGCGTCTGGGCGCCACGATCATTCGTTCGCAACTGGTCGACGAACAAGGTTTTCGCCTGCCGACCGGTCCCTTCGACGCGATCTTGGTCGACGTTCCCTGTTCCAACACGGGTGTCTTGGCCAAACGCCCCGAAGCCCGTTGGCGCATCACCCCCGACGGAGTTCGCGAGCTGAATCGCGTGCAAGCCAACCTCCTCGGCTGGTCCCTGGAACGCCTGACTTCCGGCGGCCGCCTGGTCTATTCGACCTGCAGCATCGAACCCGACGAAAACGAAAACCTCGTCCGCCGCGTCCTGGAGTCCTTCCCCAACGCCAAATTAGTGGAAGAACAAACCTTCCTCCCCGGCCAACCCGCAGACGGAGCCTATCAGGCGTTGATTGTGACGAATCCATAG